In a single window of the Colius striatus isolate bColStr4 chromosome 21, bColStr4.1.hap1, whole genome shotgun sequence genome:
- the FBLIM1 gene encoding filamin-binding LIM protein 1 isoform X2, whose protein sequence is MLPGTAQKRIASSVFITLVPPRREAAAEGRTQRQRQPGAAEAPGTRRPPSPPPPLPAVPSAESCPAAPVPSSPPVLILADAPQPLSAEALGPALQQLDLAAPASLQVPSALPAELRPPKHCQEPAGKPQRQEANGYPERDSSRDICAFCHKALGAREPTVEALRKQYHAACFTCRTCQRLLAGQRYYQRDGRPVCDACYQATLEKCAKCRGLIAERIVRALGKGYHPGCFSCTACGRAIGAESFAVDERDEVYCVADFYRKYAAVCSACELPIIPCEDRDTYKIECLGRTFHESCYCCESCRTPLSPEPTENGCYPLDNHLLCKSCHVRWRNESSC, encoded by the exons ATGCTGCCGGGCACCGCGCAGAAGAGGATCGCCTCGTCCGTCTTCATCACGCTGGTGCCGCCGCGCAGGGAGGCGGCTGCCGAGGGCAGGACCCAAAGGCAGCGGCAGCCGGGTGCTGCTGAGGCGCCCGGCACCCGTCGCCCCCCgagcccgccgccgccgctccccgccgtgCCCAGCGCAG AAagctgcccagcagccccagtgcCTTCGTCCCCACCAGTCCTCATCCTCGCCGATGCCCCCCAGCCCTTGTCTGCCGAGGCGCTGGGTCCGGCGCTGCAGCAACTGGACCTTGCAGCACCCGCCAGCCTCCAG GTCCCTTCTGCCCTCCCTGCCGAACTGAGGCCGCCTAAGCATTGCCAGGAGCCAGCAGGCAAGCCGCAGCGGCAGGAAGCCAACGGGTACCCAGAGAGAGACAGCTCCAGAG ATATCTGTGCCTTCTGCCACAAAGCTCTGGGAGCCCGGGAGCCGACGGTGGAGGCGCTGAGGAAGCAGTACCACGCAGCCTGCTTCACCTGCCGCACCTGCCAGCGGCTCCTGGCCGGGCAGCGCTACTACCAGAGGGACGGGCGGCCCGTGTGCGACGCCTGCTACCAG GCCACGCTGGAGAAATGCGCCAAGTGCCGGGGGCTGATCGCGGAGCGCATCGTGCGTGCCCTGGGTAAGGGCTACCACCCCGGCTGCTTCTCCTGCACCGCCTGCGGCCGCGCCATCGGCGCCGAGAGCTTCGCTGTGGATGAGCGGGACGAGGTGTACTGTGTGGCTGACTTCTACAG GAAGTACGCAGCGGTGTGCAGTGCCTGTGAGCTGCCCATCATTCCCTGTGAGGACAGGGACACCTACAAGATCGAGTGCCTGGGACGGACGTTCCACGAGAGCTGCTACTGCTGCGAG agctgcaggacaccCCTGTCACCAGAGCCAACAGAGAATGGGTGCTACCCCCTGGACAACCACCTCCTCTGCAAGTCCTGCCACGTCCGCTGGCGAAACGAGTCGTCCTGCTAA
- the FBLIM1 gene encoding filamin-binding LIM protein 1 isoform X1: protein MTGRSGRGSAVAMLPGTAQKRIASSVFITLVPPRREAAAEGRTQRQRQPGAAEAPGTRRPPSPPPPLPAVPSAESCPAAPVPSSPPVLILADAPQPLSAEALGPALQQLDLAAPASLQVPSALPAELRPPKHCQEPAGKPQRQEANGYPERDSSRDICAFCHKALGAREPTVEALRKQYHAACFTCRTCQRLLAGQRYYQRDGRPVCDACYQATLEKCAKCRGLIAERIVRALGKGYHPGCFSCTACGRAIGAESFAVDERDEVYCVADFYRKYAAVCSACELPIIPCEDRDTYKIECLGRTFHESCYCCESCRTPLSPEPTENGCYPLDNHLLCKSCHVRWRNESSC, encoded by the exons ATGACGGGCAGGTCGGGCCGTGGCAGCGCCGTGGCCATGCTGCCGGGCACCGCGCAGAAGAGGATCGCCTCGTCCGTCTTCATCACGCTGGTGCCGCCGCGCAGGGAGGCGGCTGCCGAGGGCAGGACCCAAAGGCAGCGGCAGCCGGGTGCTGCTGAGGCGCCCGGCACCCGTCGCCCCCCgagcccgccgccgccgctccccgccgtgCCCAGCGCAG AAagctgcccagcagccccagtgcCTTCGTCCCCACCAGTCCTCATCCTCGCCGATGCCCCCCAGCCCTTGTCTGCCGAGGCGCTGGGTCCGGCGCTGCAGCAACTGGACCTTGCAGCACCCGCCAGCCTCCAG GTCCCTTCTGCCCTCCCTGCCGAACTGAGGCCGCCTAAGCATTGCCAGGAGCCAGCAGGCAAGCCGCAGCGGCAGGAAGCCAACGGGTACCCAGAGAGAGACAGCTCCAGAG ATATCTGTGCCTTCTGCCACAAAGCTCTGGGAGCCCGGGAGCCGACGGTGGAGGCGCTGAGGAAGCAGTACCACGCAGCCTGCTTCACCTGCCGCACCTGCCAGCGGCTCCTGGCCGGGCAGCGCTACTACCAGAGGGACGGGCGGCCCGTGTGCGACGCCTGCTACCAG GCCACGCTGGAGAAATGCGCCAAGTGCCGGGGGCTGATCGCGGAGCGCATCGTGCGTGCCCTGGGTAAGGGCTACCACCCCGGCTGCTTCTCCTGCACCGCCTGCGGCCGCGCCATCGGCGCCGAGAGCTTCGCTGTGGATGAGCGGGACGAGGTGTACTGTGTGGCTGACTTCTACAG GAAGTACGCAGCGGTGTGCAGTGCCTGTGAGCTGCCCATCATTCCCTGTGAGGACAGGGACACCTACAAGATCGAGTGCCTGGGACGGACGTTCCACGAGAGCTGCTACTGCTGCGAG agctgcaggacaccCCTGTCACCAGAGCCAACAGAGAATGGGTGCTACCCCCTGGACAACCACCTCCTCTGCAAGTCCTGCCACGTCCGCTGGCGAAACGAGTCGTCCTGCTAA